One genomic window of Cottoperca gobio chromosome 10, fCotGob3.1, whole genome shotgun sequence includes the following:
- the prss23 gene encoding serine protease 23 produces MTTPRESILLLTHLLLLPLTRSLLHPPPVHVPTLVPHVPTPLLRSRFSAHTQLDFTTHCNSSCFHRGEQEAQKELLTEKLAFETLYADGSRTLTTVDVEGDDEEFDGDHFAHPLLRTGPGVRHRHKRVRRQIYGADGRFNIQGDDFLLDYPFSTAVRISTGCTGVLVSQQHVLTAAHCVHDGKDYVKGARKLRVGFLIPPSINGTKAGLTSSKKPLVRWVRVKRTRVPKGWIQGPQEVSMDFDYALLELRWPHRRPFMRLSVAPSSDDLAGNRIHFSGFDSDRSGELVYRFCPVEEESSNLIYQHCDARPGASGSGVYGRVWDNSLERWERKVIGIFSGHQWLEIDGENRDYNVAVRITPLKFAQICYWVHGNRLDCVQD; encoded by the coding sequence ATGACGACCCCACGTGAGAGCATCCTCCTGCTGActcacctgctcctcctccctctcacccGGTCCCTCCTACACCCTCCGCCTGTCCACGTCCCCACGCTCGTCCCTCACGTGCCGACGCCTCTCCTCCGCTCCCGCTTCAGCGCTCACACTCAGCTGGACTTCACCACTCACTGCAACTCCAGCTGCTTCcacagaggagagcaggaggccCAGAAGGAGCTGCTCACAGAGAAACTGGCTTTTGAGACGTTGTACGCCGACGGCTCCCGCACCCTCACCACTGTGGATGTTGAGGGTGATGATGAGGAGTTTGACGGAGATCACTTCGCTCACCCTTTACTGAGAACAGGGCCTGGAGTGAGGCATAGGCACAAACGTGTGAGGCGGCAGATCTATGGAGCAGACGGACGTTTTAACATCCAAGGTGACGACTTCCTGTTGGATTACCCTTTCTCCACAGCCGTGCGGATCTCCACCGGCTGCACCGGCGTTCTTGTGTCCCAGCAGcacgtcctcacagctgcccaCTGTGTGCATGATGGGAAGGATTATGTCAAGGGGGCACGAAAACTCAGGGTGGGATTCCTGATTCCTCCATCCATCAACGGCACCAAAGCCGGCCTCACGTCTTCCAAGAAGCCTCTGGTCCGCTGGGTGAGGGTGAAGCGTACCCGTGTGCCAAAGGGCTGGATCCAGGGTCCTCAGGAGGTCAGCATGGACTTTGATTACGCTCTGCTGGAGCTGCGTTGGCCTCACCGAAGGCCCTTCATGCGCCTTTCTGTGGCGCCCTCCTCTGACGACCTGGCAGGGAATCGCATCCACTTCTCTGGCTTTGACAGCGACAGATCCGGCGAGCTGGTGTACAGATTTTGTCCTGTGGAAGAAGAGTCCAGCAACCTGATATACCAGCACTGTGACGCCCGACCCGGAGCCAGCGGCTCTGGAGTTTATGGAAGAGTGTGGGACAACAGTTTAGAGCGCTGGGAAAGGAAGGTCATCGGCATCTTCTCAGGACACCAGTGGCTGGAGATAGATGGGGAGAACCGGGATTATAATGTGGCCGTGCGCATCACTCCTCTGAAGTTTGCTCAGATCTGTTACTGGGTGCATGGTAACCGACTCGACTGTGTCCAGGACTAA
- the ubl3b gene encoding ubiquitin-like protein 3b: MTTQRDLDMVHLRLILVSGKTQDFTFSPNDSATDIAKHVFENWPEGWEEERVSSPNILRLIFQGRFLHGNVTLGALKLPPGRTTVMHLVARETLPEPNSHGQRNREKTTESNCCLLL, encoded by the exons ATGACTACCCAAAGGGATCTTGATATG gtgCACCTCCGCCTCATCCTGGTCAGTGGGAAAACACAAGACTTCACTTTCTCCCCAAATGACTCGGCCACAGACATCGCCAAGCATGTATTTGAGAACTGGCCTGAAG gatgggaggaggagagggtgagCAGTCCCAATATACTGCGCCTCATCTTCCAGGGACGCTTCCTTCATGGCAACGTTACCCTGGGAG CTCTGAAGCTGCCACCGGGCCGAACGACCGTCATGCACTTGGTTGCCAGAGAGACCCTCCCGGAGCCCAACTCTCATG GTCAAAGGAACAGAGAAAAAACCACAGAGAGCAACTGCTGCCTCCTCTTGTAA
- the foxo4 gene encoding LOW QUALITY PROTEIN: forkhead box protein O4 (The sequence of the model RefSeq protein was modified relative to this genomic sequence to represent the inferred CDS: inserted 2 bases in 1 codon), whose amino-acid sequence MEESVLPIDPDFEPQSRPRSCTWPLPRPDISAVKPEGADGSESAAGTPPADEDKPEPQQITSEPEKAAAAAAEGGAAAGVGGAGATPRKGSSRRNAWGNQSYADLISQAIEASPEKRLTLAQIYEWMVKTVPYFRDKGDSNSSAGWKNSIRHNLSLHNKFLRVHNESTGKSSWWMLNPEGGKTGKAPRRRAASMDNSSKLLKSRMRAKQTKKQAGAAGLGGAGGSLQGDGSTGSAGADSPNSSQQFPKWGVNSSSPSSRGSLDDADMWTTFRPRTSSNASTLSGRLSPIAPGQEDDDNLPEDGLLGRYSASSLTPTLTETLMEELDLIDGLTLMTGQQGGASPSTAPPAPPTPLPSASTLLPRGSSFSSFHQLQQSSLPQSAAHSGTQASVSQCGSKEPSTFSNSLFNPMSNSGSRXGGHYTTHVPSSLEALLTSDSPPPSDVMMTQVDPLMPSPGGVAVMGLSTSVVGLRSKPNQLLLGKGLEPKTVAPMALQMQQRHLHHQQQQQQQQQQQQQQQQQQQQQQHHQQQHQHHSQMGLGMILSGISQDPSQLSALKAQHAAVPAVGSHHIGPIASANPGVSLLGMSQFGAPSCFPTGQDRLPTDLDIDMFTENLDCDVDYIINSDLMDGDVIDFNFDPILPGGQGYAGPASTQGSAHSWVPS is encoded by the exons ATGGAGGAGTCGGTGCTCCCGATTGACCCAGATTTCGAGCCGCAGAGCAGACCCCGCTCTTGCACGTGGCCGCTCCCGAGACCCGACATCTCGGCTGTCAAACCGGAGGGGGCCGATGGCTCCGAGTCCGCTGCCGGGACCCCGCCCGCCGACGAGGACAAACCAGAGCCCCAGCAAATCACATCCGAGCCCGAGAAGGCTGCGGCTGCGGCGGCCGAGGGAGGGGCCGCGGCCGGCGTGGGCGGAGCCGGCGCGACGCCCCGCAAAGGATCATCCAGGCGCAACGCGTGGGGGAACCAGAGCTACGCAGATCTGATCAGCCAGGCCATCGAGGCCTCACCTGAGAAGAGGCTGACCCTGGCACAGATCTACGAGTGGATGGTGAAGACAGTGCCTTACTTCAGAGACAAAGGAGACAGCAACAGCTCAGCTGGCTGGAAG aATTCAATTCGCCACAATTTATCACTCCACAACAAGTTCTTGAGGGTACACAATGAATCGACAGGCAAGAGCTCCTGGTGGATGCTCAACCCAGAAGGAGGGAAAACCGGGAAAGCTCCTCGCCGCCGGGCGGCCTCCATGGACAACAGCAGCAAACtgctgaagagccgcatgaggGCCAAGCAGACCAAGAAGCAGGCGGGAGCCGCCGGCCTGGGGGGAGCTGGAGGGTCGCTGCAGGGCGACGGGAGCACGGGTTCAGCAGGCGCTGACAGCCCTAACTCATCCCAGCAGTTTCCCAAATGGGGGGTAAACAGCAGCAGCCCCTCGTCCCGCGGGAGCCTGGACGACGCTGACATGTGGACTACCTTCCGCCCACGCACAAGCTCCAACGCCAGCACCTTGAGCGGACGTCTGTCCCCCATCGCTCCTGGACAGGAGGACGATGATAACCTGCCAGAGGACGGACTTCTGGGAAGATACAGTGCCAGCAGCTTGACTCCCACCCTCACAGAGACCCTCATGGAGGAGCTTGATCTGATCGACGGCCTCACATTGATGACCGGGCAGCAGGGAGGGGCCAGTCCCAGCACAGCACCACCAGCACCTCCCACTCCACTGCCCTCCGCCTCCACCCTACTGCCCCGCggctccagcttctcctcctTCCATCAGCTGCAGCAGTCCAGCCTCCCACAGTCCGCCGCTCACAGCGGGACTCAGGCGTCCGTCTCTCAGTGTGGTAGCAAAGAGCCGTCAACCTTCAGCAACTCCCTCTTCAACCCCATGTCCAACTCCGGCTCTCG GGGTGGCCATTACACCACCCACGTGCCTTCCAGCCTGGAGGCGCTACTTACCTCCGACTCCCCGCCTCCCAGTGACGTCATGATGACCCAGGTGGATCCCCTCATGCCCAGTCCTGGAGGCGTGGCTGTGATGGGCCTGAGCACATCTGTGGTGGGCTTGAGATCCAAACCCAACCAGCTGCTGTTGGGGAAAGGGCTTGAGCCGAAAACGGTGGCCCCCATGGCGCTGCAGATGCAGCAGCGACACCttcaccaccagcagcagcagcagcagcagcagcagcaacaacaacaacaacaacaacaacaacaacaacaacaacaccaccagcagcagcaccagcatcACTCTCAGATGGGGTTGGGGATGATCCTCTCAGGTATTTCTCAGGACCCATCACAGCTCTCTGCCCTCAAAGCCCAGCACGCCGCGGTGCCAGCGGTGGGCTCTCATCACATAGGGCCCATCGCCTCGGCCAACCCCGGCGTGAGCCTGCTGGGGATGAGTCAGTTCGGAGCTCCGTCCTGCTTCCCGACCGGTCAGGACCGACTGCCCACAGACTTGGACATTGACATGTTCACCGAAAACCTGGATTGTGACGTGGACTACATCATCAACAGTGACCTCATGGACGGAGACGTCATCGACTTCAACTTTGACCCCATACTGCCTGGAGGCCAAGGCTACGCCGGCCCGGCCTCCACACAGGGCTCCGCTCACAGCTGGGTGCCCAGCTAG